The Natribaculum luteum genome contains the following window.
ACACAGGATCGACCAACGCAAGATGGATATGACGACCTCCTCCTCGCAATTGTGGATGCACTCGAGGCCGAAGGGTTCGACCTCGAGTCCAATCGTCTCTATGACTTCATCGATCCAGATGTCCTCGAACAACTTCTCGAGTCAGCAACCGGGCCAGTGACGGTCACGTTTACGGCAGACGAGTATCAGGTGACCGTCACACCCACGACAGTAATCGTTTCTGAGCAGGCCAGTACAACTACAGACAGCCAGTGAACTGCCCACCGTATTCGCTCGTTCCTTGAGGGTGGAACCTCCTGCTTCCAAGACGCACCTTGCAGAAACCGAATCGGTTTCCGTAGGAAGCGCTGTCTCCACAGGCGTTGATTCGGAGCGTCCGGCTCCTACCTGTTTGATCCCGCGAGAAAGAACATTCCAGGTTGCATCCCAATCCCCATCCGTTGTGAAACCGCACGACGGGCAAGAGTGTTCGCGAACCCAGAGCGGCTTGTCGGTCGAGACACCACACGCCGCACACTCTTTGGCCGTCCCGGCCGAATCGACGGTCACGAAGTAGTCCTTTCGCGTTCACACTTGTACTCAAGCGTTCGGAGGAACGCTCTCCCCACTGCTCCGGCATGTTTTCGAGAGTTGTCATCAAGTTCGACCAGACCTTTTGCGTCAAGGTCTTCGACCGCAACGAGATCGTCTCTCAAACTCTGGTTCTTGTCGTACTAACAGGCTTCCTGGAGTACGATTTCATGAGCTATGTACTCTGCCGGTTGACCTTCATTCGACTGCTCGATGAGACCTGCAGCTTCTAAGCAGTCAACGCACTGGACGAAAGCCAAGTAGGGGCGCTTCTGTCCGTACAGCAAGGAGTTCGTACCTCTCGAGGAATGCGAATGATGGACATTGCTATGGGATATCTATCACGCCTGTCTCCTCCTCGATATGGATAGTAGTCCCGAACGCCGCGGAACGTTCAGCGACAGTGTTGAGGATGTCACGGGCCTCGTCACCAGTTGCGAGAGTTGGTGTCCCTTGCGGCGAATGGGGTGACTGGGGGTGGAGGGTACATGGATGTAGTGTTATGTCTACAAGCGTCCCTGACGGTGCGAATTCGCATCGTGGGACGATAGACATCCAGTTCTCCGCATCGTGTGCGACTGTCGAGTCCGACTCCGAAGAGGCATCTTCCCCACGCACGTCCGGCACAGTGGAGTCGACTGTCTGGTCGAGGGAATCTGGAACCCGATGAATGACGTCCTCGTGGAAGAAGAAGTTCCCCAAGGAATAGAAGATCGGTCTTTCCCGATGGATTTCCACCCCACGGAGCGCGTGTGGTCCGGTCACGACGACTGTGTCGGCGCCTGTCTCGACACATTCGTGGGCAAACTGCTGGAGGAACTGAGGTATCTCCTTTGTATTTCGGTTCCCAGCTCTGGCCTGATGAGAGTGAAGGGCTACAACAACCCAGTCAGCAGTGGCAGTTGCCTCCTCGATACCCAAAAGGAGTGTCTTGCGATCGCGTTCGTGAAGAGAATGATAGATACCTGGTGGCTGCGCCTCCGTCGTTGGGGCACACCGCATCTGCATGAAGTAGTACGCATCGTCGGTCTGCCAGTCGGAGTTTTCGCGCCGGAGCCACTCTCCTTTGACCTGATCGATCCCGGTGTGGGAAGCGATTGTCCGTAGTTGTTCGAGATGTTCGGGTGACATTCGATACGTCCACTCCACGTGAAGCGGATTGACGCCGCACGTACCGTCGAATCCGGGCGTTGAGACACGTGCCTCCCCACCAGGAGGGATACTCGTCGTCGCATTAAGGAGGCCGACGCGGCCAGCGTCGGTGTCCAGATAGCTGGGAGAACTCGCCTCTGTTAGGTCCCGTCCGATCCCTGCAAACGTTACGTCCCGCGTGCGCATCGCAGAGAAGGTCGTTCGAAGTCCTCGTTCCCCGAAATCAAGGGAGTGATTCGACGCAGCTGTGAACAGGTTGAGGCCCATTTCGGTTAGTTCGTCAAGGACGTCAGGGCTAGTTCCTATGAGAGCGCCTGGGAATGGTGCAAGGTACTGGTACTGATCGGTCACCTGTCGTAAGGCTGCGTGAGGGGTCTCCTGGTTCAATAGGACAGGTTCCACTTGAGTGACTGCAGCATCGGCAGTACGGAGCACGTTGAGAAGATCGTCAAATCGCTCCACGTTTTCCGGTTTGGAGACCGACGGTGCGATAATCGCGTCTCCCGTTGCAGCGAAGGTGAACGAATCAGATGCCATGACTATTACTGATATACAGTGTACTTGAATTCTACTGATCTAGTCATCCTTCGTACAAATAGAGATACTTCCTACGCTCTTGTGGCGGAGATTGTTGATACAGTTTCCTGTCGTCGGCTCGAGTCAAGACTTATCCACCAGAGCCACTGAGATGCAAGTTCGCGATCTACTACACTCGCTGCAGAATCGCGGGACGGCTCCGCATCAACAATGTGCTACACAAGAGCGCTTCCTAAGTCCCCACCAGGATATGTGTGTGTACAGACTCAAATAGACATACGAACGGTGAGTTCACGGTCTAGATGCGGGGTGCACGCCCTTTGTAGACTGAATGGCAAGTTGCCAGAGAAGGCGAGTCGGTTTGCACTTCGATACCTCGCGGTGCTTGTCAATCGTGGCCGCGGCGTCGCCGGGAGCGTCCGATAGGACGACGAAATCCGGTTCGGCCGACATCTCGGTCAACGCTTCCTCGAGCGTCGAATTTCACATCTATCTGTAAGTCGATTGCCTTGACTATCACTGTCGATGCCACTACCGATCCGAATCGCACTACTCCGTGAGACAGACGCGTTCCTGCAGTGATTTTCTGCGCCGGTGATGGGTGCCAGCGCACTCACGCCGGAGAGGAGAGATCGATGTCAACCTCGAGTCAACTCTGATTCGTCCACCGAAACGAGTCTGCAGCAGAACAGGGCTCAACCAATCGCATCGCACAGGTCTACCGGCATTCCGACGGTTATCCGGAATGCGTTCTCCGAGACTTCGCTCGACTCAAGCAGTTGCTCGATGAGACACGAACAGAACGTTGTCTCAGCTACGCCGCCGTGCAGTTCACCTTCCTCGAGACGCTCTCGAGTATGAGCCACTACGTGGACGAAGGGCGTGAGCGAAGCATTCATGCAGACCAGCTGGATGACTTGCTAGCCCTGTCGAACATGGTACATCTCGAGCAACCGTTGTTCTTGCTCGGCCACGGTGTCGAAAATCCCGTTAACAGCTTCCATGGCGATGAGGAGTATCTCTACATCGTTGGACTTCT
Protein-coding sequences here:
- a CDS encoding HalOD1 output domain-containing protein; protein product: MSDTQDRPTQDGYDDLLLAIVDALEAEGFDLESNRLYDFIDPDVLEQLLESATGPVTVTFTADEYQVTVTPTTVIVSEQASTTTDSQ
- a CDS encoding CapA family protein; the encoded protein is MASDSFTFAATGDAIIAPSVSKPENVERFDDLLNVLRTADAAVTQVEPVLLNQETPHAALRQVTDQYQYLAPFPGALIGTSPDVLDELTEMGLNLFTAASNHSLDFGERGLRTTFSAMRTRDVTFAGIGRDLTEASSPSYLDTDAGRVGLLNATTSIPPGGEARVSTPGFDGTCGVNPLHVEWTYRMSPEHLEQLRTIASHTGIDQVKGEWLRRENSDWQTDDAYYFMQMRCAPTTEAQPPGIYHSLHERDRKTLLLGIEEATATADWVVVALHSHQARAGNRNTKEIPQFLQQFAHECVETGADTVVVTGPHALRGVEIHRERPIFYSLGNFFFHEDVIHRVPDSLDQTVDSTVPDVRGEDASSESDSTVAHDAENWMSIVPRCEFAPSGTLVDITLHPCTLHPQSPHSPQGTPTLATGDEARDILNTVAERSAAFGTTIHIEEETGVIDIP